Genomic window (Sulfurovum sp. NBC37-1):
GGAGATCGTCATCATTGTCATAATGATGATGCATGCACATAACCCGGATCTTGCCCGTGACACCATCTACTCGGCGATGATGCTTGACATCAACGGACTTCTGGGACTTGCCGCTATCATCGGAGGCCTCAAGTACGGCGAACAGCCCTACAATGTCGACTCATCCAACTCCTACCTCGCCATGCTCCTGACCGCCATTGGTGTGGCTATGGTATTGCCCGAGTTCATTGACCCTGTATACCACAACAGATTCATGATGTTCAATGTCGTGGTCTTCATTTTCCTCTATATCATCTTTACCCGTGTACAGCTTATGTCACACAAGTACTTCTTTGAATACAAAGGAGAAGGTCACTGTGAAGAGGGGGAAGAATGTGAAGTGCACCCCGAAATAAATGCATGGTATCACTCCGTCAATCTGGTCATTTCCATCATCGTCATCGGTATCCTGGCCGAAATACTCTCCGTATTCATGGGAAACACCCTCGATACGTTTGGCCTTCCCATGGCTATCGGAGCCGTTGGCGTTGCCGTCATTTCGGCGGCACCGGAACTGATTACC
Coding sequences:
- a CDS encoding calcium:proton antiporter → MQLLKQFSKEYSLFLAIVTFIGISHFEHTLVQSTAGNLIGFGILFVVIIYAAMSVAHHAEMLAEKFGEPYGTLILTMSAVIVEIVIIVIMMMHAHNPDLARDTIYSAMMLDINGLLGLAAIIGGLKYGEQPYNVDSSNSYLAMLLTAIGVAMVLPEFIDPVYHNRFMMFNVVVFIFLYIIFTRVQLMSHKYFFEYKGEGHCEEGEECEVHPEINAWYHSVNLVISIIVIGILAEILSVFMGNTLDTFGLPMAIGAVGVAVISAAPELITAVRAAIDNRMQTVINIALGASLATVLLTIPAVIIVSKYLGLELNLSLTPVQTMMIALTLLVSMVNFNDGETNVLEGFLHFILFVVFVFLLFV